In Syngnathoides biaculeatus isolate LvHL_M chromosome 19, ASM1980259v1, whole genome shotgun sequence, the genomic window TacactacagtattttttttttttttttaagtccagtTACGCCTATTCAAGGCCGGTCTGTTTGATCCGTTTCAATCGTGACTTTCAGATCCGCTGCCTTCGCCTGGCTTCCAGGCTCCCTCCTGTTTGTTGGAAACATTTATGCGGGCTCCAGAGCTCTATCGCGCCTCGTGAGTCACATGCCGGCTTGACAACTGGGTACTTCGAGTgtactgattgattgattgaataaCATGACATTTCAATCCCCTCACAGGAGATTCCTTTCTTCTTTACTCTTCAAAACTCCTCTCATGTCGTTAGCTATGTCATCTTGAAGGCCGTTCACAGAGAAGTAAGAGCATGACCCAGATCCTGTCTTTACACGCAActtctaattgcaaacaagccACTCCTTAAAGCTACTGTAAGaaaacttgttttgttttttttttttttttgctccgggACTTCCGCTGTTACAGTGGATTCTCAGAACTGGAGCAGTTTCGTCATGTAAAAACTGTTGCATTCATTATTATCATGACGATATGATGGAATATAGAacatggaccaaaaaaaaagaaaaaaaaaagacaaacattagCCAATCTTGCGTGGAACAAATTaatccaaaaaacaaataaatccaaaGTCTAATGCCTCCTGGAACAGATTTTGTTCAACAACAAGAGTTCacaatgtacagtacttttttttttttgtttctcgcAAGACTCCTCTACCCAGAGTTGCATAAATGTAACGCACCCATAAATGAAACAACAGTAAAGTATGGATAAAACTCTAAGCGCCAAGACAAAgatcctttgttgttgttgttcaaagtGACCTatttaaaaatcaagaaataaaaccaaactattacattaaatatgttCTGATGCCCCACCCCCTcgaaaataatgtttaaaaaatgaaattaaattgtgttattctttgtttttgagGATTTAATTTAGAGAGGATCAAAAAGACTCATGAACAGAATCAAACACAACATGCTGGTTAAAATTAGGACTTCCCAGATTATTATAACATGTTATTTCCTCGTAataatgctgaggttctcgcttggagtgaacaggttggataggatgttttggagacaaagttagagggagcagacttagatggtttggacatgttcagaggcgagagagtgagtatattggtagaagggtgctgaagatggagctgccaggcaaaagactgagaggaagaccaaagaaaaggttgatggatgtggtgatggAGAActtgaggactgtgggtgttaaagaagaagatgcacgagataggcttagatggaaaaagatgacacgttgtggcgacccctaacaggacaaggcgaaaggaaaagaagaagttatttCCTCGTAATCCGGTTATACAACACCACTAAATTTAGttgcttctgaaaaaaaaactccatattAAGTTGGACGAAGAATTGCGTCCTGTAAAGTGTGTTTCCATGACAttgacagaaatgaaaaaaatgtatgaaacatATCAGATAAAATAAGTACAAATCACTGGAGTCTCATGATGAATGAAGCCTACCGTATGAACCTCAAACGTTTCTTTTGATGGACAATTTTGTTTCTCTCCCTTATTACAGAAAATTGAATGGCTGAAATTTACCAGGtttgtgatttgttttgtatttgatgGTATCTTTTCCAATATGAAAGCAAGATGCCTATTTTCTCTTTCTCCCCCGTTAGCATATGTCTCATGCTGCTTTCAGCCATCAAGCTACCTGCCTACGATCCCCAGTTTGATTTCAGCGGTTACATGTGGGCCATTGCTCATCTAGTCTGTGTTGGTAAGTTTTGAATTTTAACCACTGTACTTACTGCAAGCATCGCTTTTTGTCCACGACtttgactgttttttgtttttaattgcgtTTCCAGGGGTTTACAGAGTCTTTCAGGTGCACTACAAATCCAGTAATTTGAGGTAAGGGTGAGCCCATTAGCTTGGAGTAGAAGCAATATTCATATTATGAATTTGTCACTTTTCCTGAAACTCTTCTGGCATAGCGACATTGAGCAGCAATGTGTTAACTACCTGTTCAGGTAAGAACAAACCATTTAgaataatgtatttattatatcAACAAAGTGAGAGACAAcatagaacttttttttgtttgtgttgttttgtaacAGCGTTCTGCTGCTGGCAATGGCCGCCCACCCAACAGGTGAGAATTATTGTTGTGACTTCCCTTGAATGTCTTTGGCTAAATTGTACTGTCGCAATGAAAAGTGTTGCACTTTGACCTTTGTTCATGCACAGGTGACCTCACGAGTGCCTTGGAGTTCCCCTCTCTCCAGTCCTACTCCTTCCGCGGAGGCTGCTGTGCCAGGTGAGCCCACCATCACCACTAACCTGTACTTACACCTAGAATGTAACAGAGAAGGGCTTATTAGTTGAAATATTACTGGAAAACACTCATTTTAATGACATTAGGTACACTCACAGTCTGATGAGCTCAAATAGAGAACTgtttaaatacaaattttaaCTAAACCAGGGAATGTTTCAGTCACTGTTGTGAATTCTTCCATTCAGCTACTTGCTAAAGATAAGCAGTTTTGGGGGTGAGTTTAGAATTTTGAACCCCCAGTAAAAGCCAAATAAGATATGTTGCAGTGTAGTTTGATATCACTACAAACTACAACAGTTCTGGTAAATGTGATAATTATTATACATTAAGGTACCGGTATCCATTCCCTGCATTTATTacagccaaaataaaaaataattgctgtGTTCTTGCACTGGTAATACGGTATGGTAAATGTAAATTGATAGAAATTGGCCTGAGACTTAATCAAAATGGAGAGTCAATTGATAACTGTATTAATCGCATGTGGGCTTcattgttttttcagtgccttGCTGggttttttgttgcttttggcCACAGTCAAACTAAAAAGTGGACTGTCCATTCAGCACTTTGCACTGTGGATTTTTATgtccaaggtaaaaaaaatttaaaaatgaaatactattttttttttccatacaaagACACAACTGTAATACACAAACTAGATCTGCACAATCTCCAAAAAGTGTATTTGTTCTAGGTGACTGCCATGTTCCTGTCACCTCTGATTTTCTATATGGACATGAACACCCCGTCTATAATTTGGTAAGTTGCGAGTTTAGTGGATGAAtattaaggattttttttttttttacatcgttacatacagtgtttcccaaccttttctGAGCaaagacatctttttttttcattgaacatTTGCACAGCAGATCTGTATCAATACTTAATGAACTCGTCCCATTTTACTTACAAATTTACTCAGTGACATCTGGATCTGCTtgattgaacacaaagctgttttttaattactgttttcaaatattgcagcaaatctttttttttcccctactaaTGTAATTTATTATGTCTGCTTGCAGTATGGCAGTCAGTCATGTAAGCGAGGCTTTGTTGGTGTATTATGAGAGAGAAACGCAGTAATATCAGCACTTCAGGATGGACCAAATACCTGCACTtctcaaaaaaattatttgctgtattttatttttttttttacttccttaAATGTCACCTTGATAAACTACAGACCAAATAACATTTGTTTACATAGTCTATTTTCTACACTTATTATAAGGGAGACTAAGGGAATAAAAAGCCATTATTGTTACAATCCTTAATGTAtacccatttatttttttatgagatAAAAATCTGCATTGGCACATCATTTCActggacattttttatttatacagtgtgtgtgtgacagaggGGAGGGGAATCATTAATAATGATATGGTCAATGGTACATACAAACCAAGAAGTGCATTGAACTCCTTGGTGCAATTTTGACATTAACTAGTTTTGTGCTTAGCTCTTCTGCTGGCAACTCTTTGGAGAAAAGAGAGCAGTCAAAGGCTGTTTTCTCCTTAAACGAGACTGCGGGATCTTCTCCTCCTTAATATAACCTATGCAAACCGAGAGCAAAGTCActttatcacatttttaaacTCTCATGAACACGCACAGGAAAGCAGTTCAAGACCTCTTTCGATGCATGTCTGAGTTGACGGGAATCCAACTTCCCAGAAGTTCTCCGGCGTGCTAGGAGGAATGAAGCGATGGCGGTGCCGAGAGCATTCAGACAGCTTCCTCTGTTTCTCTTCCTCTGGGAGATGGGTGTAATACTGGCAGAAGGAGAGTCAAATACGCAGAAAGTTGATATTTGAAATAAGACGGTAAATTCTGTTTACATTACGCAGCAAAAGACATACAACTTCGCATTCTTTGCAAGTGGTGCCTTTCAGTTTTCTTCTTTCATCTTTCTTGCGGACCACTGCCACATGTGCAAACGTTGGATGTCTAATGGAGAGAGATTGATTAATCTATGATCCTTTAAACTACTAATGTGAAACAAAAGATGGTTGATACTATTACGAGAGTAAGACTAATCCAAGCCAAATTTTTGGAGGATCTCATTTGGCATGAAAGAGACTCAGAATAAATTCCTCACTGCATTTTGCGCACTCGTGGAGAGTTTTCTGGAGCCTCTTGTTCTAATTGGAGGGATGGACAGAAAcattaagacattttttttcctttagtgTTGTCATACAAACTGTTCACATGATCGATTCACAGGACCAGACACAACATTAGGTcgagatccaatacaagagtTGCATGATCTTTTTTGATCCACCACCTTATTAAATCATGTATTGTATCTTCTTGTCgccacagtgtatcatctcagatgaaatgctaatatttgtttggcatagtttttacaccggatgtccttcctgacgcaacccctcaggTAATATGTTTATTGATGTCGTACAGACACCACagcaaattacaaaaaaaaaaaaaaatcagaacgctgataattaaaaatccatccattttctgagctgcttatcctcacgagtgtcagggtagtgctggagccaaaccctgctgtcatcgggcagaaggcagggtacaccctaaactggttgccagccaatcgcagggcacatagagacagacaagagtcgcgctcacaatcacacttagggacaatttagagtctcccattGATGCAAGATTTTTATCTatataaacatttatttcattgtcTCAATCAACATTGTTGAAATGTTGATACTTAATATTGTGTCTGGTTGtgattgtactgtatattgtcaAACTATGTAccatcatcttcttcctcctcctcctcttcctcctcctccatacAGGGACGATTGCCAACTTGTGTACAGTTGTAAGATATGTACTCCTCATGGGCAGTCGCATCAAACATTCGATCCAGACTGTCGTTCGCCTTGTCACCAATTCCTTGGTCGGAAAATActgatgtcatttttatcaCATCTGGCTTTGGCAACAAATGTCAGACGGGCTGAGGACAGGATTAGAGTGCGTCACCTGACACACCGTGTTCGTGCTGATCTTCTTCAACGCGACCTTGGAGTAAGCTGTGACTGATCATAGTGCAGTCAGTGTCAAGTAATTCTTCAAAGGGTTGTTCCTGTTTGTAAACACAGAAACAACTCGTGTAAGAGATAGatagaaaatgtattaaatcaTTTAACATCATTTAATGTAATCATCTAATCCCAGAAAATATGGAATGATATGGAAAGAATAACGTACAGTCCAGAGGATAGGGATTGAACCCTGTCACAAAtggcaaaaatctgcaaataattgatgcccctccaaaaaaacgtttataattgcctatagatgccacaagatggggggaaaaaagcaccaCATCtctctaaatgaagctcctcaactcacttcaacaagTAAGAATTTTCAGTGAATAACAGATACGTTAAAGAAAACTGCAGAAAGGTGGAATCAAAAAGTACACAGAACACAGTTGACAAGTTAATTTTGATGCGTGAATTACTTCCATTTTGTTAACCTTTCGAACGAATTGTGTGGGGAACCTACAAATTAATTTAAAGATTAAGTATATTGTTTGGTGGAAAGGCACAATTAGAATTCAGGGGACgtattcataaaaaaagaaaaaatagggCTAAAGTACTTGTAGTTAGTGTGCTATGATGTGTGTTATGAAATCCTTAAAAGTCACACCCAAATTTTTATGATTTGCTCGTGGGGTCACACGATTTTTAGAAGAGCGAAACACAGACAACCACTCAAACTCCCATTCCCCCCTACGGACAGCCAAGCGTTTTCAATTAACCAAacgcgtgtttttggaatgtgggaggataaTTTTAAGGGCCGAAGAGATGCCATTACATATACGGCCTACCGCATTACATTGTACTTGTAGGAGACTGATATATTGACTTATTAGGGTCGGTCAACATCTTCTGTTAAGctatgaaaataatttaaagcaaGAGAGGACTTTAGATGAACAGGTGAGAGTGTTGAATAAACGATACACCTCATCTTCAACTTCTCACAAATATCAGTTTTGGACTTTTCCTCACATTTGCTTCTGGAGTGTAATAACTCTTGAAATAAGACTGAACAAAAGAGGATAATTAGGCTCAAATTCAAATGTCCCAGAGGCTAAACTAATTTACTGCAAGTCATGTGACCATCTTGTACCTCATGTGCATCTTCCTCAATGTCATACATGGAGAGCGCCAGCCCAGGGTCAATGCTCCACATGTTTTCCACTCTTTGATTCCTTCCTGCCCGGAGAACAAAATTAGCACATCAATTTGAATCTACCAATCTTTGGGATGCTAATGACATGCACAGATGACCATAGTCAACAACAGCAAAGCAACCATACCATCATCTGGATGAGCTGGTTTGCTTGGAACATTGTGGAACTTGGGCTTCTTTTGTTTGTAGTGCGCTTGTCCTTTGGGTGCTACGTCTGGCTTCTTGAAAGCTGGACTTCCACAGTCAACACCTCGCGTTTGGTTGAGAACCTGTGAAGTAATTTTAAAACCAGGCTGAAGTAGACATGGAccgtaatgtttttttcaacactgaTACTGATCGTTAGCAATCAAGGAAGCCAAAAACCGATTTTTGGAGCAGATATTTATTTGGaggggggattaaaaaaaaaaaaaaaaaatcaccacttTGGTGTCCAATTTCTTCCCATTTCGGGAGTCGCATGTTTTGCCctcttccagctcttttggAACATCGTCTTCCTTCGTCCATTTTACTTTGACAAGTGAGTCAACATCATTCAACTTTTCACAGTGAGGACGATGAAATGATGACTTTGCTGTGGTCGAGTCTGGACTGTAGATGGCCGTGGACGGTGAAGAAATACGGTGAGGCCTTCGCACGGGGACGCAAACGGTCGTTAAAACAATAATGCTCGACACAGTCTCCTGTTTATTACATAGTATGCATTTTTAGTCCTTACTTTAGACAAATATCAGACAAGGACGATTTCGAGCTATAACGCTGACCTGCAGCTGTGTTTTTCTAAGAAGAGAAAATGATCAGAAATAGAGAACTCGCTCAGACATGATTGAATCCATACTGCATACTAGAATTATGAAGGCTACAGCATGAACCCAACTCACCATGTGAGATGTGTTGACAAGTTCAAGGCCACATGTGTCTGCTATCACTTCTCCTCCAATCTCCTCCTCTCCTGACATTAGACAGATGTCAATTTCAGCATCAACCCACAGTACATTTAACAGTAACTTGATTTTCTATGCAATAGACATTCAATGTATTGAATTAGCGACTGTGTGtgattacatgtttttttaagatttcaATAGGATGGGAGCCTCTCTCTGATTAATCTAAAGTCGCATTTTAATGCCACTGTGTTGTTTCACAACGGTGCCTAGAGCGGCCATGGCAAAATTGAAGAGCAACTTCCATAGCTGACATCAGCTAACGTTCACCTTGACAGTAAATTACTTGGGATTAGTTAAAAGTGGGCAGCgaggtggacaactggttaccacatctgcctcacagttctgaggaccggggttaaaatcccagcccctgCTGTCTGGAGTTGCATGCTCTTCCTGTGCCTACAtgacttttctctgggtactccagtttcctctcagaccctaaaaacatgcaaggtaggttaactgaagactctaaattgcccgtaggtgtgaatgattgtttctatatggcctgtgattggctggcaaacagttcagggtgtacccagcctcttgccccaaggtagctgggataggtgatcacgaccctagtgaggataagcgggatagGAAAAAATTGAATGGATCAATCAATCACCAACGCCCTTGCGGGTTGTCGCCGGGGAGGTCActcaatttttgtttcaaatgtttcatcGTTGTCCAAAGGGGTTACTGACAGACTGTTGAGATGATTGGGTGCAAAATTCTATTAAAGAAGCTACTAGTACAAACAGTaaatatgggaggaaaaaaaaactatggtcATCACAGAAACAATTACATTACTGTAACTTCCAACAATGCCACTTCAAATCTTACCAGGAATCTGGGACGCGTCCATTACACACGTGTTAGGAACAAGTACTTGTGCTCTTTTAGGGTTTTTTGCAGTGTCGCTTGATTCTTGAACTGAAAAGAACATAAATGACATGATTTAGATTTGCTTGCTCAGAGTACAAAAATCTGCCTTTTAAAATGACCTTTGAAAAGTGATCTGTTACACTTGATTGAGGAATTCCGTGCATCGTGAACATGTTTGCTGTTGTCCAGGTATTTACGTTTCTTCAGTTTGTTAGTTACGGTAAATGAGTTGACCAGGACTGGGGAGTCTGGGATGACACCATCTTCATGCCCTGGGTGGTGGGCCACCTGCGATTTGGagctaataataacaacaacatcaCACATCTACAGAACTCAATTAAGAAGTTGAAACTTGGAGCTTACAATTAAAAAACCTTTACTAAACAGCCAAAAGCAGAACATAAACGAACATGTCTGCAATTAGTCCTTTAAATGTGAATAATCATAGAAAATAAGACTTCACCAACAAACAATGATTAAGAGACCTGACTTAAACGCACTCACTACCTCTTTATTATTTGCAGCTCACTGAGAAGTTTGCGGTTTTCATCCTCCAGGCAGTTCCTTTCATACCctattgaaaataaacacacacacagtcaacaATGACCAATGAGATGAGATAGTACCAAATATAACATTTGgtgcaaaatgtatttcatttttgcattcgtgtgattttttttttttttttagaagtacacattttcatataaaaagaaaaaactcgcATAAGAAACACTGCAGATATGCACAGAAAGACTCACTCAGATTGGTTAGGGTCCGCTCGCTATGATCTTGGCATTTTTTCAAGTTCTCCTCCAAGATTGCACATCGATCGCATTCTTTAGTTTGCAGCCTTAAAGCAGAATCAAATGTAGTCTTTAAATTACACCGACAATGAAAAGACATTGCTGAGATTTCtgtattgttttgaaatttaTTTCTTAAAATTAATTCTGACAAAATTGAAACCTCTCTCTCgttcatgtatatatatatatatatatatatataaatataaaattgcaTACAGTTTTAACATGGGACGTGCATAAATGTTAGTAGTCTTTGGCGTTACCTGTCCTCCAATAGACTATTGGCATCTTGTAGAGTTTTGATTTGTTCTTTCATCTCCTGGTTACGTGTATAAAACAGTTGAAGACTTTCTGCATCcctgtgatgaaaaaaataagtttggcaCCGTCAAATCTGAATTAGGATGAAACAATCTAATTTAAATGTGACAATATAAAACGTTGATTGTCATACGTTTATTCTTTCAAATGTAGCATACTCACAGGCGACGTTCGTTTTTCAACTTGCACACTTTTTCCTCAAGTTCTTAAAGGAGAGAAAGTTTATAGCGCAACACCCAATACATGAAAGAATCTACCATGGCCATCATAAATCTTTCATTACATTACAGACCTAAACATTTTTGCATGAGGTCAAGAATGATGATTTTTGACATTGCAAAGATTTATCACCTTGAAGTCTTTTTTGATGGCATTCCTGTAGTTGCATCCATAACATGTCAAAGGGGTCAGTTGGTTTGGGTGTGTTTGCAGGGCTGCTCATCCTCAGTGCAAAACAAGCGCAGACAAAATCTTACTGtctgccaaaaaaatatttcaaacttaGTAGAATCAATCATATAAtacatttttcctccacaaaATGTCCGTAAAATGATCTTTAACAATTTATCAAAACTGGTATTCTACATGGTTGATAGTacggaaaaaatataaatatcagtGGTTCTACTTGGGCAGTGGGAGTAATTTTTCTACCTCTGGTagatttgtaataataataataataatagtcgtACAGGAAGGAATTATACTTATATACATTTTTACGCGGTCACATTTCACCGTTTCGACACAAACTCAACCACAAGCTTATGCCAAGTTAGGAGgaaagacaacagtcaattTTTCCCCACGAAATTAAATAGCCAGACACACAACATAAACTACCAAATTTGACTATATTATGCACTTTTGTCGTCGTATTCAAAAATGGCAATTACAACGATTAAATCACAACTAGTAGGACgctaaatgtgaaataaaactaCTACTTACGCTGAGGAATACGAGACTGCGATGAATCTAGGGAATTTACCATTCCAAACGTAGGAAAATGTTCAAGAACATAATGGAggagcaaaagtaaaaaattctAAATTCGCGGGCTGAATTGCGTGTTACGCATAGATATCGATAATAGCGCCAACACCGGTTTGAACTGCGTGATTACGACTTCGCTAAGCTAGTGAGGGCAACAAGGACGCTTGCGTACTGTGCTGCATACCTTTGCATACGCCTTCCAGCCACAAAAAGGGAACAGTGATTAACCTTTAATGGGTGAAAATTGcttgtcttgtatttttttaatctgttctttttgcaaatgttttgtaaaatggTTTGGCCGGGATGCGACTGTACACTAGCTTATCTATTTTATATTCATATCTGTCCACGCTGATGAAGTCTcttgatttttttggttttatttagaAACACGGAACATACAAATTCAATCGCCAAGAGGTAAAATACATATACGACCAAAATGTCAGTGTCTCATTGCAGAAATTTATTACATGAATTGTAGTGTTTGATTGtctatattttttccattattctTCTTCGTCGTTgacgtcgtcgtcttcttcttcttgtattGAATGGCGCACACTAACAATGCATTACTGCCACCTATCAATGAATAATGATTACTGCTTTAGTTTACCGATCGATTTCGttttcacacaaaataaaatcacttcGAAGATAAAATAGAGAACATTTTCCTTATAAGTTTAATAAGATGCTACATGATTAAACTTTTTGATACTTGCAAGCAGTGTTGGggtattatttgtttgttttacattacacttcttcttttcctttcggtttgtcccgttaggggtcgccacagcgtgtcatcttttgccatcttagcctatctcctgcatcttcctctcgaaccccaactggcctcatgtcttccctcaccacatccataaaccttctctttggtcttcctctcgctcttttgcctagcagctccatcctcagcacccttctcccaatatactcactctctcgcctctgaacatgttcaaaccatcgaagtctgctctctcgaatcttgtctctaaaacatccaatttttggctgtccctctaatgagctcatttctattcctatccaacctgctcactctgagcgagaacctcaacatcttcatttctgccacctccagttctgcttcctgttgtttcttcagagccaccctctctaatccgtacatcatcgccggtcttaccactgttttataaactttgcccttcatcctagcggctactcttctgtcacataacacagcagacacctttcacttctttaccacactcaccattgctctgcattgttgactcaaagtatttgaagtcgtccaccctcgctatctcttctccctggagcttcgctcccccccccccccccctctcattcatgcacatatattctgttttacttcggctaatcttcattcctctcctttccagtgggtgcctccatctttctaattgttcctctgcctcctccctgctttcagtgcagatcacaatatcatttgcgaacatcatggtccaaggggattccagtctaacctcatctgtcagcctatctactaccattgcaaacaggaaggggctcagagctgatccctgatgcagtcccacctccaccttaaattcttctgtcacacctcaccattgttctgctgccatcatacatgtcctgtaccattttaacatacttctctgccacaccagacttacgcatgcagtacaacagttcctctctttgtactcttgtcataggctttctctagatccacaaagacacaatggagctccttctgaccttctctgtacttttccactggcatcctcaacctcatctgtggtactctttcgaggtatgaaaccatactgttgctcgcagatacttacttttgtcctgagtctaacctccactactctttcccataacttctttgtgtggctcatcaactttattcctctataattcatTAACATTCATTCAACATTACACAGTAGTTCAAATATCCAATATTTATTGTTGTAGATATTTCTTACGCATACGTTTTTTGTTAAGCTGCACAACTAAATCCTGTCTTAAAAACACACTCACAGCTCAACACGATCATGTTCTCTTATTTATCCTTATCAACCCATTTCCTCCTCAATTtctcaatggataggtttccaatgagtCACCAAGAcgcttagaccaatcggataaattaacgatagaaaaaaacttcacgcttcaactcccacctgtgttctttgacctccatgacacacaaaatggcgtaattggaaacctatccatattggttttaaaattttagtttCTGACTAGTTAGATTTTTCCATGTCCTACATTTGACATTACGTAATTACCTGAATTTGACCAgcactttcccccccccctttctcatccattttcctttgttCAATTTCACTATCCTGCATGATTTCTTCTCCCTGAGCTGTCAAACTCAGCGCATTTGACACGAGCATCAACGATACAGCTAACATGCTAAAAACATGTTAcagaattatgaaaaaaaaaaaaagcaagtttattctcatattccttttttaattttttctttagAATACAAAACAAGAACCAAAATAACATGTACAAAACAGATTACTCGAACACAAGTGACTGAGGTGACATCTTAAGTAAAGCCAGTATGAGACATTAATTTTGACGAGTCAGCCCGATGCTGACACTGCAAGTACAGTAATGTCAAAAACGGCTTGGAATTACTTAGTGCTCTCCATCAGTAGTGCTATTCACAAATGGAATTTAATAATAACGCTTATTACTTTCACTTTAGTAGTTAGCAGTGGTGTAGCGTTTAAGAACTTTAAGAACAAAATTGAGAGAATGACGTGGATGACAATTTCTTATAGTCTCCGatttcagacacacacacacacaacatagtTCCTGTGCATCCAATGTATTAATGGGCGGCGTGGCTAAAACAGATCAATTCTCCTCCCGCTAACATCACCAAAACCGCCTCGGCCCGAGTTGG contains:
- the rbbp8 gene encoding DNA endonuclease RBBP8 isoform X3, whose protein sequence is MSSPANTPKPTDPFDMLWMQLQECHQKRLQELEEKVCKLKNERRLDAESLQLFYTRNQEMKEQIKTLQDANSLLEDRLQTKECDRCAILEENLKKCQDHSERTLTNLRYERNCLEDENRKLLSELQIIKSSKSQVAHHPGHEDGVIPDSPVLVNSFTVTNKLKKRKYLDNSKHVHDARNSSIKCNRSLFKVQESSDTAKNPKRAQVLVPNTCVMDASQIPGEEEIGGEVIADTCGLELVNTSHMKNTAAGQRYSSKSSLSDICLKPHRISSPSTAIYSPDSTTAKSSFHRPHCEKLNDVDSLVKVKWTKEDDVPKELEEGKTCDSRNGKKLDTKVVLNQTRGVDCGSPAFKKPDVAPKGQAHYKQKKPKFHNVPSKPAHPDDGRNQRVENMWSIDPGLALSMYDIEEDAHEEQPFEELLDTDCTMISHSLLQGRVEEDQHEHGIGDKANDSLDRMFDATAHEEYISYNCTQVGNRPCMEEEEEEEEEEDDEQEAPENSPRVRKMQHPTFAHVAVVRKKDERRKLKGTTCKECEVYYTHLPEEEKQRKLSECSRHRHRFIPPSTPENFWEVGFPSTQTCIERGYIKEEKIPQSRLRRKQPLTALFSPKSCQQKS
- the rbbp8 gene encoding DNA endonuclease RBBP8 isoform X2, with protein sequence MSSPANTPKPTDPFDMLWMQLQECHQKRLQELEEKVCKLKNERRLDAESLQLFYTRNQEMKEQIKTLQDANSLLEDRLQTKECDRCAILEENLKKCQDHSERTLTNLRYERNCLEDENRKLLSELQIIKSSKSQVAHHPGHEDGVIPDSPVLVNSFTVTNKLKKRKYLDNSKHVHDARNSSIKCNRSLFKVQESSDTAKNPKRAQVLVPNTCVMDASQIPGEEEIGGEVIADTCGLELVNTSHMKNTAAGQRYSSKSSLSDICLKPHRISSPSTAIYSPDSTTAKSSFHRPHCEKLNDVDSLVKVKWTKEDDVPKELEEGKTCDSRNGKKLDTKVVLNQTRGVDCGSPAFKKPDVAPKGQAHYKQKKPKFHNVPSKPAHPDDGRNQRVENMWSIDPGLALSMYDIEEDAHEEQPFEELLDTDCTMISHSLLQGRVEEDQHEHGVSGIGDKANDSLDRMFDATAHEEYISYNCTQVGNRPCMEEEEEEEEEEDDEQEAPENSPRVRKMQHPTFAHVAVVRKKDERRKLKGTTCKECEVYYTHLPEEEKQRKLSECSRHRHRFIPPSTPENFWEVGFPSTQTCIERGYIKEEKIPQSRLRRKQPLTALFSPKSCQQKS